One window from the genome of Blastopirellula retiformator encodes:
- a CDS encoding DUF1592 domain-containing protein: MFLRAHSVTLLSFLLAVVAISSVSALEPEAADHFETKIRPLLETHCAACHDPDDPDNHIRFLQAKTAPQIQHLRSSWGSVAAQLRNRTMPPSDEEQPSEQERLALANWIDDHLRATACELGPYAGQVTTRRLNRLEYENTIRDLVGPQLGYADSFPTDGGGGEGFNNNGETLFLPPMLMERYVEAAQEILDSAILTPPLREEFASDQLLPAEPAKAGKPRILKPGADLSAGPIIYVSGDYEIAAEVRNPTGQEVTLALKLDGLPADRFTLKSNQDLQTLQTKVRLGRGFHAIGIHNPKHQSSVEVTRLVIREVGIKRPKQAQQFHDRIFEATDGKYEKNAKAAEALIRRFATHAFRRPVEQAELAPYLALFDRAAKRNDPYEECVKLALKGILVSPQFLFRIEERPASSELEPIDDYELATRLSYFLWSSMPDERLFDLAKANKLHETPVLQAEVQRMLQDPKAEIFFETFTGQWLGTKEVGGSIAPINGNFKEVYSNELAADFRAEAIQLTAYIVRENRPILEFLDADYCFLNERLAKHYKLPAVKGRELRKVEVSNGQRGGLLGLGGVHMLTSYPQRTSPVLRGAWVLETLLGTPVPSPPADVPALPTKVSTKKDAKTFREQLEKHRDNPSCAACHDLIDPIGFGLDNYDLFGQWRETTENGKPVDASGLMPSGEKFAGPSELKKILLDRKQEFTRQLSRKVLGYALGRSLEDPDSCTIESLVTSLEENDYRMQTLIEQIVLSTPFRYRQQTAAMTAAPMPAH; the protein is encoded by the coding sequence ATGTTCTTGCGCGCCCACAGCGTTACCCTACTCTCCTTCCTGCTAGCGGTCGTTGCGATTTCCTCAGTTTCGGCCTTGGAGCCAGAAGCGGCCGACCATTTCGAAACCAAGATTCGGCCTCTGCTGGAGACCCACTGCGCCGCGTGTCACGATCCCGACGATCCCGACAACCACATTCGCTTTCTCCAGGCGAAAACGGCGCCGCAGATTCAACACTTGCGCAGCAGTTGGGGCAGCGTCGCAGCCCAGTTGCGCAACCGAACGATGCCGCCGTCCGACGAAGAGCAGCCGAGCGAACAGGAGCGGCTCGCCCTGGCCAACTGGATCGACGATCACTTGCGGGCGACTGCCTGCGAGCTTGGTCCGTATGCCGGCCAGGTGACAACCCGCCGGCTGAACCGCTTGGAGTACGAGAACACCATCCGCGACCTGGTTGGCCCGCAGCTGGGTTATGCCGACAGCTTTCCGACCGATGGCGGCGGCGGCGAAGGTTTCAACAACAACGGCGAGACCCTATTCTTGCCGCCGATGTTGATGGAACGGTACGTCGAAGCGGCCCAGGAGATTCTGGACTCAGCAATCCTAACGCCCCCCTTGCGAGAAGAGTTTGCCAGCGATCAGTTGCTGCCTGCCGAACCGGCGAAAGCGGGAAAGCCGCGGATCCTGAAACCGGGCGCCGATCTCTCGGCCGGCCCAATCATCTACGTCAGCGGCGACTATGAGATTGCCGCCGAAGTGCGGAATCCAACAGGCCAAGAAGTAACGCTCGCCCTGAAGCTAGATGGTCTGCCGGCCGATCGCTTTACGCTGAAGTCCAACCAAGACCTGCAAACGCTGCAGACGAAGGTCCGCCTGGGACGTGGATTTCATGCGATTGGCATTCACAATCCCAAGCATCAATCCAGCGTCGAAGTCACCCGGCTGGTCATCCGTGAAGTTGGCATCAAGCGCCCCAAGCAGGCGCAGCAGTTTCACGATCGAATTTTTGAGGCGACCGACGGCAAGTACGAAAAAAACGCAAAAGCGGCCGAAGCGTTGATTCGCCGTTTCGCGACGCACGCGTTTCGCCGCCCGGTCGAGCAAGCCGAACTGGCGCCCTACCTCGCGCTGTTCGATCGCGCCGCCAAACGCAACGACCCGTACGAAGAATGCGTCAAGCTGGCGCTAAAAGGGATTCTCGTCTCTCCCCAGTTTTTGTTCCGGATCGAAGAGCGGCCGGCATCGTCGGAACTCGAGCCAATTGACGACTACGAGCTGGCGACGCGTCTGTCGTACTTCCTGTGGTCAAGCATGCCCGATGAGCGACTGTTCGACCTGGCGAAGGCCAACAAGCTGCACGAAACGCCGGTCCTGCAGGCCGAAGTCCAGCGCATGCTGCAAGATCCGAAGGCGGAAATCTTTTTCGAGACCTTTACCGGTCAGTGGCTGGGGACTAAGGAAGTTGGCGGCAGCATCGCGCCCATCAATGGCAACTTCAAAGAAGTCTACTCCAACGAACTGGCGGCCGACTTTCGGGCCGAGGCGATTCAGCTGACCGCCTACATCGTTCGTGAGAACCGGCCGATCCTAGAGTTCCTTGACGCCGACTACTGCTTCCTCAACGAACGTTTGGCGAAGCATTACAAGCTGCCGGCCGTCAAAGGACGTGAGCTGCGTAAAGTGGAAGTCAGCAACGGCCAGCGCGGCGGTTTGCTGGGGCTAGGCGGCGTGCACATGTTGACCTCTTACCCGCAGCGAACCAGTCCCGTGCTTCGCGGCGCGTGGGTGCTGGAGACGCTGCTTGGCACGCCGGTTCCCAGTCCGCCGGCCGACGTCCCGGCGCTGCCGACGAAAGTCAGCACGAAGAAAGACGCGAAGACTTTCCGTGAACAGCTTGAAAAGCATCGCGATAACCCGTCGTGCGCCGCCTGTCACGATCTGATTGACCCAATCGGCTTTGGCCTCGACAACTATGACCTGTTCGGCCAATGGCGCGAAACTACCGAGAACGGCAAGCCGGTCGACGCCTCGGGACTGATGCCGTCGGGCGAAAAGTTCGCTGGGCCCAGCGAGCTGAAGAAGATTCTGCTCGATCGGAAGCAGGAATTCACTCGTCAGCTGAGCCGAAAAGTCTTAGGTTATGCGTTAGGGCGCAGTCTGGAAGATCCCGACAGCTGCACCATCGAGTCGCTCGTCACGTCGCTGGAAGAAAACGACTACCGAATGCAGACGTTGATCGAGCAGATCGTGCTGAGCACGCCCTTCCGCTATCGCCAGCAGACCGCCGCGATGACCGCTGCCCCGATGCCCGCCCACTAA
- a CDS encoding DUF1552 domain-containing protein, whose protein sequence is MPRPISRRTLLQGTGAALALPWLEAMSGRSYGAETLSKPPKRVAFLFVPNGVRSDQWNPAKTKDGSFELTPMLEPLKEVKEELTILENLWHKQTVGRNGHWPKVPAWLSGGFVERTSGRDINTGGISVDQVLAAKIGDRTPLPSLELGVDAAYSGVDNVGGGFTRIYGSHIAWRDPHTPVPKEIVPRLAFDRLFRTTSAGPVVSGFNPNQKAVADSLARDDASVLDLVLSDAKDLRRKVGEADQAKLDEYLESVRSVEKRIETALKPQKRWINDGRFDLPRPGPGVPESHPEHVRLMLDIMVLAFWTDTTRISTFMLGNAQTGRNFSFLDGVRGSFHGLSHHRNEEKERQQYEKIVLWHLTQYAYLLDKMRGLDEGGRSLLDNSLVMYGSSIKDGNTHQEEDLPLLLAGQGGGTFKTNRRITADKKTPLCNMYVSLLHHMGVEAESFGDSTGPLKGWS, encoded by the coding sequence ATGCCACGACCGATTTCGCGCAGGACGCTGCTTCAAGGTACCGGCGCCGCTCTCGCTTTGCCGTGGCTGGAAGCGATGAGCGGACGCAGCTATGGCGCCGAGACGCTCAGCAAACCGCCGAAGCGGGTTGCGTTTCTGTTCGTCCCCAATGGCGTGCGGTCCGACCAGTGGAACCCGGCCAAGACCAAGGACGGCAGTTTTGAGCTGACGCCAATGCTCGAGCCGCTCAAAGAAGTTAAAGAAGAGCTCACCATCCTCGAGAACCTTTGGCACAAGCAAACGGTCGGCCGTAACGGGCACTGGCCGAAGGTGCCGGCCTGGCTATCGGGCGGGTTTGTCGAGCGAACCTCGGGCCGCGACATCAACACCGGCGGGATCTCGGTCGACCAGGTCTTGGCCGCCAAGATTGGCGACCGCACGCCGCTGCCGTCGCTCGAACTGGGGGTCGACGCCGCCTATTCCGGCGTTGATAACGTCGGCGGAGGATTTACCCGCATCTATGGATCGCACATCGCGTGGCGCGATCCGCACACGCCGGTCCCCAAAGAGATCGTGCCGCGACTGGCGTTCGACCGGTTGTTCCGCACCACCTCGGCCGGGCCGGTCGTCTCTGGCTTCAATCCCAACCAGAAAGCGGTCGCCGACTCGCTGGCCCGTGATGACGCCAGCGTGCTTGATTTGGTCTTGTCCGACGCCAAAGATCTTCGCCGCAAAGTGGGCGAGGCCGATCAGGCGAAGCTGGACGAGTATCTCGAATCGGTTCGCAGCGTCGAAAAGCGAATCGAAACGGCGCTCAAACCGCAAAAGCGGTGGATCAACGATGGCCGCTTCGACTTGCCCCGTCCTGGACCAGGCGTTCCGGAAAGCCACCCAGAGCATGTCCGCTTGATGCTGGACATCATGGTCTTGGCGTTCTGGACCGATACCACCCGGATCTCGACTTTCATGTTGGGGAACGCCCAGACGGGGCGAAACTTCAGCTTTTTGGATGGCGTCCGGGGATCGTTCCACGGTCTGTCGCATCACCGCAACGAAGAGAAAGAGCGGCAGCAGTACGAAAAAATCGTGCTGTGGCACCTGACGCAATACGCTTACCTGCTCGACAAGATGCGGGGGCTCGACGAAGGAGGCCGTTCGCTGCTGGACAACAGCCTGGTGATGTACGGCTCGAGCATCAAAGATGGCAACACCCACCAGGAAGAAGACCTGCCGCTGCTGCTGGCCGGCCAAGGGGGCGGAACCTTCAAGACCAACCGCCGTATCACCGCCGACAAGAAAACGCCGCTCTGCAACATGTACGTTTCGCTGCTGCACCACATGGGGGTCGAGGCCGAAAGCTTCGGCGACAGCACCGGGCCGCTCAAAGGCTGGAGCTAA
- a CDS encoding YebC/PmpR family DNA-binding transcriptional regulator: MGRSFENRKHSIAKTAAQKTKLYSKFGKMIYVAAKNGVPDPESNPTLKAIMEKAKREQVPAHVIDKAIEKAKGSGGEDYSESRYEGYGPGGCSVIVDCLTDNPNRTITDVRNCFTKTGSKLGNSGSVSHLFDHLAVFSFKGGDQDQVLEACLEADVNVEDVEEENGQLTVFAAASDYFKTKQALQETLPEVEFEVQEITFLPQTDTELTGDDAKTFEKFMDLLHDCDDVQNVYHNAKLPETEEE, encoded by the coding sequence ATGGGACGAAGTTTCGAGAACCGGAAGCACTCGATCGCCAAGACGGCTGCTCAGAAGACCAAGCTCTACTCCAAGTTCGGCAAAATGATCTACGTCGCCGCCAAGAACGGCGTCCCCGATCCCGAGTCGAACCCGACGCTGAAGGCCATCATGGAAAAGGCCAAACGAGAGCAGGTTCCGGCCCATGTGATCGACAAAGCGATCGAAAAGGCGAAAGGCTCCGGCGGCGAGGACTACTCAGAATCGCGGTACGAAGGTTACGGCCCCGGCGGGTGCTCGGTGATCGTCGACTGCCTGACCGACAACCCCAACCGCACCATCACCGACGTCCGCAACTGCTTCACCAAGACAGGCTCGAAGCTGGGCAACTCCGGTTCGGTCTCCCACCTGTTCGACCATCTGGCGGTCTTCTCCTTCAAAGGTGGCGACCAAGACCAGGTGCTCGAAGCTTGCCTGGAAGCGGACGTCAATGTCGAGGACGTCGAAGAAGAGAATGGCCAGCTAACCGTCTTCGCCGCGGCCAGCGACTATTTCAAGACGAAACAAGCGCTGCAGGAAACCTTGCCCGAAGTCGAGTTCGAGGTTCAGGAAATCACCTTCCTGCCGCAGACCGATACCGAACTGACCGGCGACGACGCCAAGACGTTCGAGAAGTTCATGGACCTGCTGCACGACTGCGACGACGTGCAGAACGTCT